Proteins from a single region of Coregonus clupeaformis isolate EN_2021a chromosome 19, ASM2061545v1, whole genome shotgun sequence:
- the LOC121532290 gene encoding solute carrier family 23 member 1-like has product MAPEKESNGLENYAFAIDGRFCDLEKDGEGSGPSEEDDKNRLAYCVTDVPPWYLCIILGIQHCLTAFGGIIAIPLILSQGLCLQHDSLTQGHLISTIFFVSGVCTLLQVTFGIRLPILQGGTFTLLAPSMAMLSMPEWTCPAWTQNASMVNTTSPEYVEVWQSRMRALQGSIMVGSLFQVLVGFSGLIGLFMRFIGPLTIAPTISLIGLSLYDSAGINAGNHWGISTMTTALIILFSQYLRHIPVPFPTYSKTKKLHTSKIYIFQILPVLLGITLSWLICYIFTISDVLPSQPEQYGYLARTDLKGDVIVQAPWFRFPYPCQWGLPTVSLAGVVGILAGVISSMIESVGDYHACARLSGAPPPPKHAINRGIGIEGLGCLLAGAWGTGNGTTSYSENVGALGITKVGSRMVIVAGGVLLIIMGLFGKIGAIFTTIPTPVVGGMFLVMFGVISAAGVSNLQYADMNSSRNIFIFGFSMFSGLVIPNWIFKNPDAIATGVVELDQLLQVLLTTSMFVGGFFGFFLDNTIPGTKRERGIIAWNKIHLNDSSNTLESSEVYNLPFGISSCLSSYTWVRYVPFLPLNAPSSQDKPGVDSSETHKQPGKPEPSHIIRSVAL; this is encoded by the exons ATGGCTCCAGAGAAGGAAAGCAATGGTCTCGAAAACTACGCATTTGCT ATTGATGGGCGTTTCTGTGATCTGGAGAAGGATGGCGAGGGCTCCGGCCCCTCTGAGGAGGACGACAAGAACCGACTGGCTTACTGTGTCACAGACGTCCCACCCTGGTACCTATGCATCATCCTGGGCATCCAG cattGCCTGACAGCGTTTGGAGGGATCATCGCCATCCCTCTGATCCTGTCTCAGGGTCTGTGTCTGCAGCACGACAGCCTGACCCAGGGTCACCTCATCAGCACCATCTTCTTTGTGTCAGGCGTGTGCACCCTGCTGCAGGTCACCTTTGGAATCAG acTGCCCATTCTTCAGGGGGGTACTTTCACCTTGCTGGCTCCCTCCATGGCCATGCTGTCGATGCCAGAATGGACGTGCCCTGCCTGGACCCAGAACGCTTCCATGGTCAACACCACCTCTCCTGAGTATGTAGAGGTGTGGCAGAGCCGCATGCGAGCG CTGCAGGGCTCCATTATGGTGGGCTCCTTGTTCCAGGTCCTGGTGGGTTTCTCTGGCCTCATCGGTCTCTTCATGCGTTTCATTGGCCCCCTCACCATCGCACCCACCATCTCTCTGATTGGCCTGTCCCTCTACGACTCAGCTGGAATTAATGCAGGGAACCACTGGGGCATCTCAACTAT GACGACTGCTCTGATCATCCTGTTCTCCCAGTACCTCCGACACATCCCTGTACCATTCCCCACATACAGCAAGACCAAGAAACTCCACACCTCCAAGATCTACATCTTCCAGATTCTACCA GTGCTCCTTGGCATCACACTGTCATGGCTGATCTGCTACATCTTCACCATCTCTGATGTCCTGCCCTCACAGCCGGAGCAGTACGGCTACCTGGCTCGCACAGACCTGAAGGGGGATGTCATAGTCCAGGCCCCCTGGTTCAGATTCCCATATCCAT GTCAGTGGGGCTTACCAACTGTGAGCCTGGCGGGAGTGGTAGGGATCTTGGCTGGGGTGATATCCTCCATGATAGAGTCGGTGGGGGACTACCACGCCTGTGCCAGGCTGTCAGGGGCCCCTCCTCCACCCAAGCATGCCATCAACAGGGGCATTGGCATCGAGGGGCTTGGCTGTCTGCTGGCTGGAGCCTGGGGCACGGGCAACGGAACCACCTCCTACAGTGAGAATGTGGGAGCATTGGGGATCACCAAG GTTGGCAGTCGAATGGTGATCGTTGCTGGTGGCGTCTTGCTGATCATCATGGGACTGTTTGGTAAAATTGGGGCCATTTTCACCACCATCCCCACACCTGTGGTTGGAGGAATGTTCTTGGTCATGTTTGGCGTCATATCTGCAGCTGGAGTTTCAAATCTGCAG TATGCAGACATGAACTCCTCCCGGAACATTTTTATCTTTGGATTTTCCATGTTTTCCGGGCTGGTTATTCCAAACTGGATATTCAAGAACCCAGATGCCATAGCAACAG GTGTGGTCGAGCTGGACCAACTGCTGCAGGTGCTTCTGACAACCAGCATGTTTGTTGGAGGCTTCTTTGGGTTCTTCCTTGACAACACCATTCCTG GAACCAAGCGGGAGCGGGGCATCATAGCCTGGAACAAGATCCACCTGAACGACTCCAGCAACACCTTGGAGAGCAGCGAGGTGTACAACCTTCCATTTGGAATCAGCTCTTGCCTCTCCTCCTACACCTGGGTTCGATATGTGCCGTTCCTCCCTCTGAATGCACCCAGCTCACAGGACAAGCCCGGGGTGGACTCTTCGGAGACCCACAAGCAGCCTGGGAAGCCAGAGCCCTCACATATCATCAGATCAGTGGCCTTATGA
- the LOC121532291 gene encoding protein FAM180A-like, with protein MMPWKMVIFVLFYCNINTCVTYRRNKVKRGMASMVKPTFQNSIEDVNLLYEILLAGLQFGDERTLFSVQDEELASLRKTRKLEVICEDILPKTLSDIRRLTSDLSNHMGRLRLEDFERTVLTMVYTAQRLANATTDQQRDLWAESFVSLYRAIKLDLIG; from the exons ATGATGCCCTGGAAGATGGTCATTTTTGTACTATTCTACTGCAATATCAACACATGTGTCACTTATCGGCGTAACAAAG tgaagAGAGGGATGGCATCAATGGTGAAGCCCACCTTTCAGAACTCCATAGAGGATGTCAATTTACTATATGAG ATCCTGCTGGCTGGCCTGCAGTTTGGAGACGAGCGCACTCTGTTCTCCGTGCAAGACGAGGAGTTGGCCTCCCTACGGAAGACCAGAAAGCTGGAAGTCATCTGCGAGGACATCCTGCCCAAAACACTCTCTGACATTCGTCGCCTGACATCTGACCTTTCCAATCACATGGGCCGCCTGCGCCTGGAGGACTTTGAGCGCACTGTGCTGACCATGGTGTACACAGCCCAGCGGCTGGCCAACGCTACCACAGACCAGCAGAGAGACTTGTGGGCAGAGTCCTTTGTCAGCTTGTACAGAGCTATCAAGCTGGACCTGATAGGCTGA